GCGCGAACAGCCGCCCGTGCCCATCAGCGCTGCACGCGTCGTGCGCCGTGCGGTGCCGGTCACCCTCGAGGCCCCCGGCGTCGCCGAGCCGCTGCAGACGGTCGCGGTGCAGTCGCAGGTCGAGGGCGTGCTGCAGCGGGTCAACTTCCACGAGGGCGACGAGGTCAGGGCTGGACAGGTGCTCTTCGTGATCGACCCGCGCCCTTACCGCGCCGCGCTCGACCAGGCGCAGGCCGTGCTCGCCCGCGATCAGGCCCAGCTCGACAACGCGCGGGCGGACGCGAAGCGGTTCGCGGCGCTGGTGGCAAAGGAGTACGTGACGCCGCAGCAGTACGAGCAGACGAAGACGACCGCCGCCGCGCTCGAGGCCACGGTCGCCGCCGACAAGGCGGCGGTCGAAACGGCGCGCCTCAACCTGCAGTACGCCACCATCCGCGCCCCGATCACCGGCCGCGCGGGCGGCCTGCTGGTGCGCCCGGGCAACCTCGTGCGGGCCAACGGCGACACGCCGCTCGTCATCATCAACCAGATCCACCCGATCCTGGTGCGCTTCTCGGTGCCGGCCACCGCGCTGCCCGAGATCCGCCGCTTCCAGAACAAGTCGCTCGCGGTGCACGCGCGCCCCACGGGCGACGGGCCCGAGTCGGCCGGCACGCTCACCTTCGTCGATAACGCAGTCGATACGGCAACGGGCACGATCCTGCTCAAGGCCAACTTCGCCAATGCCAACGGGGCGCTTTGGCCGGGCGAGTACGTCAACGTGACCCTCGAGCTGTACGTCGAGCCCGATGCCCTCGTCGTGCCGACCTCGGCCGTGCTCTCCGGCCAGCAGGGCGCGTATGTTTTCGTGGTGAAGCCCGACCGCACCACCGAGTCGCGCGACGTCGCCGTGGCCCGCGCCGCCGGCGAGCTCACGGTTCTCAAGAGCGGCGTTGCGCCGGGTGACCAGGTCGTCACCGAGGGCCAGCTCCGGCTCACGCCGGGTGCGAAGGTCCAGATCAAACCGGCGTCCGGCACGGCCGAGGGTGCGCCGGACACGGCGCAGGGCTCCGCACCGGCCGCCGCGGCTGCGAGGGGCACATGAGCATTCCCGGGTTGTTCATCCGGCGGCCGGTCATGACCACGCTGGTCATGGCCGGCATTCTGATTTTCGGCATCCTGGGCTATCGGGAGCTCCCGGTGAGCGACCTGCCGAACGTCGACTATCCGACGATCAACGTGAGCGCCAATCTCTCGGGTGCGAGCCCCGAGACGATGGCGTCGGCGGTGGCCACGCCGCTCGAGAAGCAGTTCTCGACCATCGCCGGCATCACCGAGATGACGTCGACCAGCAATCTCGGCTCGACCCAGATCACATTACAGTTCTCGCTCGACCGCGACGTCGACGCCGCGGCGCAGGACGTGCAGGCGGCCATCGCCCAAGCGCTCCGGCAGCTCCCCCAGGACATGCTGCCGCCGTCCTACCGCAAGGTGAATCCGGCCGACAATCCGATCCTCTATTTCGCGCTCACGTCGAAGACGCTCGCCCTCTCCAAGGTCGACGAGTACGCGGAGACCTATCTCGCGCAGCAGATGTCGACGGTGGACGGCGTGGCGCAGGTGCAGGTGTACGGCGCGCAGACCTACGCGGTGCGCATCCAGCTCGATCCGCGCGCGCTCGCGGCCCGCAAGATCGGCATCAATGAGGTGGCGGACGCCGTCTCGGCCGGCAACGTGAACATGCCGACGGGCGTGCTCTGGGGCACGCAGAAGGCCTACACGGTCGAGGCCACAGGGCAGCTCGAGGACGCCGCGGCCTTCCGGCCGCTGGTCGTGGCCTACCGCAACGGTGCGCCGGTACGGCTCGACGAGCTGGGCAACGTGATCGACGGGATCCAGGACAGCCACGTGGCCGCCTGGTTCAACGGCACCCGGGGCGTCGTGCTCGCGGTGCGGCGGCAGCCGGGCACCAACACGGTCGCCGTGGCCGACGCCGTGCGACAACTCGTCAACCGCCTCAAGGCCCAGTTGCCCGCTTCGGTCCAGGTCGAGCTGCTCTTCGACCGTTCGACCTTCATCCGCGAGTCGGTGTCGGACGTGAAGTTCACGCTGGCGCTCACCATCGGCCTCGTGGTGATGGTGATCTTCCTGTTCCTGCGCAATCTCCCCGCGACGGTGATCCCGAGCCTGGCCCTCCCGATGTCGCTAGTGGGCACCTTTGCGGTGATGTACCTGCTCGGATTTACGCTCGACAACCTCTCGCTGATGGCGCTGACACTCGCCGTCGGTTTCGTGGTGGACGACGCCATCGTCATGCTGGAGAACATCGTCCGCCACATGGAGATGGGAAAGACGCCCTGGCGCGCGGCGCTGGACGGCTCGCGCGAGATCGGGTTCACCATCATCTCGATGACGGCATCGCTCGTCGCGGTGTTCATCCCGATCATGTTTCTGGGCGGGCTCATCGGCCGGCTCTTCCGCGAGTTCTCGGTCACGATCGCGATCGCCATTCTGGTGTCGGGGTTCGTCTCCCTCACGCTCACCCCGATGCTCTGCAGCCGGTACCTCAAGCCGGGTCACCGCCGGCACGGGCGGCTCTACGACGCATCGGAGCGGGTGTACGAGGAGGTGCTGGGCTGGTACGAGCGCTCGCTGCGCTGGGTCATGCGCCACCGGCGCGCCACGCTCGGGGTGCTCGGGCTCCTCATCGTCGGCACGGTGTGGCTCGGCCTCGCGATTCCGAAGGGGTTCCTCCCGAACGAAGACCAGGGCCAGCTCTTCGCGACCAGCGAGGCGGTGGAGGGAGCCAGTTTCGACGCGATGGTCGCCCTCCAGCAGCAGGCCGCGGATTTGATTCAGCGGGATGCGAACGTGGCCGGCTTCATGTCGGCGGTCGGCGGCGGCGGCCGCAGCTCCAGCATCAACCAGGGGCGCTTCTTCATCCGGCTCAAGCCGGCCGACGAACGCACGCTCGGGGCGGACGAGGTCGCGCGCGAGCTGTCGGCCAAGACCAACCAGATCCCCGGGCTCCGGGTGTACGTGCAGAACCTGCCCGTGATCAGCATCGGCGGCCGGGTGAGCAAGGCGCTGTACCAGTTCACGCTCCAGGGACCCGACCTCGACGCGTTGTACGACAATGCGGCGCGGATGGAGCAGAAGCTCCGGACGATTCCCGAGCTCACCGACGTGACGAGCGACCTGCAGATCAAGAGCCCGCAGGTGACGGTGAACATCAACCGCGACCGCGCAGCGTCGCTCGGCATCACGCCCGACCAGATCGAGAGCGCGCTCTACGACGCGTATGGCTCCCGGCAGATCTCGACCATCTTCACGCCCACCAACCAGTACTGGGTGGTGCTGGAACTGCTGCCCCAGTTCCAGCGCGACCTCGGGGCGCTGAACCAGCTCTACCTCCGGTCCGGCACCGGTCAGGTGGTGCCGCTTACGAGCGTCGCCACGTTCACGCCGACGGTGGGGGCGCTCAGCGTGAACCACGCGGGCCAGCTTCCGTCGGTGACGCTCTCGTTCAACCTGCAGCCCGGTGTGTCCATCGGGCAGGCGGTGTCCGAGGTTCAGGAGGCGGCCCGGCAGACGCTGCCGGGGTCGATCACCACGAGTTTCA
This genomic stretch from Gemmatimonadales bacterium harbors:
- a CDS encoding efflux RND transporter periplasmic adaptor subunit, translated to MPISAARVVRRAVPVTLEAPGVAEPLQTVAVQSQVEGVLQRVNFHEGDEVRAGQVLFVIDPRPYRAALDQAQAVLARDQAQLDNARADAKRFAALVAKEYVTPQQYEQTKTTAAALEATVAADKAAVETARLNLQYATIRAPITGRAGGLLVRPGNLVRANGDTPLVIINQIHPILVRFSVPATALPEIRRFQNKSLAVHARPTGDGPESAGTLTFVDNAVDTATGTILLKANFANANGALWPGEYVNVTLELYVEPDALVVPTSAVLSGQQGAYVFVVKPDRTTESRDVAVARAAGELTVLKSGVAPGDQVVTEGQLRLTPGAKVQIKPASGTAEGAPDTAQGSAPAAAAARGT
- a CDS encoding efflux RND transporter permease subunit, whose amino-acid sequence is MSIPGLFIRRPVMTTLVMAGILIFGILGYRELPVSDLPNVDYPTINVSANLSGASPETMASAVATPLEKQFSTIAGITEMTSTSNLGSTQITLQFSLDRDVDAAAQDVQAAIAQALRQLPQDMLPPSYRKVNPADNPILYFALTSKTLALSKVDEYAETYLAQQMSTVDGVAQVQVYGAQTYAVRIQLDPRALAARKIGINEVADAVSAGNVNMPTGVLWGTQKAYTVEATGQLEDAAAFRPLVVAYRNGAPVRLDELGNVIDGIQDSHVAAWFNGTRGVVLAVRRQPGTNTVAVADAVRQLVNRLKAQLPASVQVELLFDRSTFIRESVSDVKFTLALTIGLVVMVIFLFLRNLPATVIPSLALPMSLVGTFAVMYLLGFTLDNLSLMALTLAVGFVVDDAIVMLENIVRHMEMGKTPWRAALDGSREIGFTIISMTASLVAVFIPIMFLGGLIGRLFREFSVTIAIAILVSGFVSLTLTPMLCSRYLKPGHRRHGRLYDASERVYEEVLGWYERSLRWVMRHRRATLGVLGLLIVGTVWLGLAIPKGFLPNEDQGQLFATSEAVEGASFDAMVALQQQAADLIQRDANVAGFMSAVGGGGRSSSINQGRFFIRLKPADERTLGADEVARELSAKTNQIPGLRVYVQNLPVISIGGRVSKALYQFTLQGPDLDALYDNAARMEQKLRTIPELTDVTSDLQIKSPQVTVNINRDRAASLGITPDQIESALYDAYGSRQISTIFTPTNQYWVVLELLPQFQRDLGALNQLYLRSGTGQVVPLTSVATFTPTVGALSVNHAGQLPSVTLSFNLQPGVSIGQAVSEVQEAARQTLPGSITTSFSGTAEAFRDAQSGLLVLLVVAILVIYLVLGILYESFVHPLTILSGLPSAGFGALLTLMLFGYDLSVYGFVGIILLIGLVKKNAIMMIDFAIAAERGGGKSAEAAIVQACSVRFRPIMMTTMAALMGTLPIALGAGAGAESRRPLGVAVVGGLAFSQFVTLYITPVVYTYFDHLQQRFGKRKRVKEEVPVREEADVRSRLPVVT